Proteins from one Ranitomeya variabilis isolate aRanVar5 chromosome 1, aRanVar5.hap1, whole genome shotgun sequence genomic window:
- the LOC143770342 gene encoding uncharacterized protein LOC143770342, which translates to MCRADCKCVFNLQNHQDTAAAHQDTAAAHQDTATAHQDTATAHQDTAAAHQDHKTMSSSDSPPPQQQRVSEAESDEELSEGGETGGEMQVEEEPSAAAAAPAAAAEGSPRQSQSRRTRRHGRPSASQRAPAEEEDDDDDDIDVDCLIEEVREREPLWNMADRRHADTGVTRRLWDEVCRTLFPRRESLHPQQQSKLVGKVRKRWRSLRDRFKREFNDEMKAPSGSAGRKRSRYKYGQALSFLRRTMLSRVTFSSHRAPASSSAPSGAIPPESATEGHVGRPHTSVPSSDPSVLSSDPSVPSTSSAPSSGALLQASLLASDAEQLAFPLPHPSDPATSTPPLGSWRQRQRGQERSYAPEFLHLNASFQGSFKILGEQVTAGFNMVQSRISETSQETSSRLDRLHSAVSPDPANLFFQSMLMSMEKLSFEQQMRVMNTCHNAALQAINESTHTPHHTSTPIPHHTPHYQTQPQYPHQQHYQTQLQSPHQHHYQTPRHSHYPTQSQYPTQSPQQSRPLDQITSPMFSLLNFSLPPTPTPPPSGQPLGLTPTSTAPQTSRVSPPIDVVQPSGTSSSHISTQHFENL; encoded by the exons atgtgtcgagcagattgcaagtgtgtctttaacttacagaaccaccaggacacagccgctgcccaccaggacacagccgctgcccaccaggacacagccactgcccaccaggacacagccactgcccaccaggacacagccgctgcccaccaggaccacaaaacgatgtcctcttctgacagccctcctccacagcaacagcgtgtatcg gaagctgaatcagatgaggagctgtcagaagggggcgagacgggtggagagatgcaagtggaggaggaaccaagt gctgctgctgctgctcctgctgctgccgctgaaggctctcccagacagtcccagagtcggcggactcgtcgccacggtcggccatca gcttcacagcgtgctcccgcagaagaggaggatgatgatgatgatgacattgatgtagactgtctcatcgaggaggttcgtgagcgggagccgctgtggaacatggctgaccgcaggcatgcagataccggtgtcacccgtcggctctgggacgaagtgtgtcgcaccctgtttccaaggcgggagagccttcatcctcagcagcagagcaaactag ttggaaaggttaggaagcggtggcggtcactgagggatcgctttaagagggaattcaatgatgagatgaaggccccgagtggctctgcaggaaggaagaggagcagatataaatatggccaggccctctccttcctgaggcgaacaatgctgagcagagt caccttctccagccaccgggcgcctgcatcttcctctgcgccctctggagcgatccctcctgagtccgccactgagggccacgtcggtaggccccacacctctgtcccctcctctgacccctctgtcctctcctctgacccctctgtcccctccacttcatccgccccaagcagtggagcattattgcaggcttcattgctcgcatctgatgctgaacagttagcgttccctttaccccacccctctgatcctgccacctcgacaccaccattaggttcgtggcggcagcgccagaggggtcaggaaaggagctatgctcctgagttcttacacctgaatgcatccttccaaggctctttcaaaattttgggagagcaagtgactgctggtttcaacatggtgcaatcacgcatcagtgaaacaagccaggaaaccagcagtcgcttggataggctgcattcagctgtaagtcccgatccggccaacctttttttccaatccatgctcatgagcatggagaagctttcttttgagcaacagatgcgggtaatgaatacctgccataatgctgcactgcaggccattaatgaatcgacccacacacctcaccacacctccactccaattccacaccataccccccattaccaaacccagccccaatacccacaccagcagcattaccaaacccagctccaatccccacaccagcaccattaccaaaccccacgccactcccactaccctacccagtcacaatacccgacccagtccccacaacaatcccggcccctagaccaaattacttccccaatgttttccttactgaacttttctcttccacctaccccaacaccacccccctctggtcagcctcttggtttaacccccacttccactgcaccccaaacaagtagggtttccccacctatcgacgtggtccaaccttccggcacatcctcctctcatatctccacccaacactttgaaaatttgtaa